From a single Pseudobutyrivibrio xylanivorans genomic region:
- a CDS encoding glycoside hydrolase family 3 C-terminal domain-containing protein yields the protein MNQETMKRAKELVSQMTIEEKCSQMLHHAAAIDRLGIPKYCWWNEALHGVARAGVATVFPQAIGLGATFDENLVQGIGDVTSTEGRAKFNESVKHGDRDIYKGLTFWAPNVNIFRDPRWGRGHETYGEDPYLTGQLGMAYVHGLQGDDLDNPKAAACAKHFAVHSGPEADRHHFDARVNDQDLYDTYLYAFKRLVKDAKVESVMGAYNRVNGEPACGSKRLLKDILRDDWGFEGHVVSDCWAIKDFHENHKVTGCEVESAALAVNNGCDLNCGCVFEKLIYAYKANLVSEETITAAVERLIELRLRLGTLPERGSKYDDIPYEMVECKEHKELSIEAAKRSLVLLKNDGLLPLKADEIKTIGVIGPNANSRIALVGNYEGTSSEYITVLEGIQRQVGEDVRVLYSEGSHLWKDRLQGLCEEKDCFAEALTVAEHSDVVVLCMGLDATIEGEEGDAGNEFGSGDKKGLKLPGVQQDLVEAVTATGKPVILLILAGSAMDLSYADENVNAIMQCWYPGARGGKAIAEVLFGEDTPSGKLPLTFYKSDADLPDFSDYSMEGRTYRYFKGQPLYPFGYGLSYTKFEYSNASIDKTEGAIGDKYTVKVTVKNAGEFCGHEAVELYVKDVEASTRVANFSLRRIANVALLPGESKEVSFELNARDFAIIDEKGKCIVEPGEFKIFVGGQQPDARSEELTGRKCDEFTVNLMGNVTEVEY from the coding sequence ATGAATCAGGAGACGATGAAGCGTGCTAAGGAATTAGTATCGCAGATGACAATAGAGGAAAAATGCTCCCAGATGCTTCACCACGCAGCAGCAATCGACAGACTTGGAATACCAAAGTACTGCTGGTGGAATGAGGCACTTCACGGAGTGGCAAGAGCAGGAGTTGCTACAGTATTCCCACAGGCAATTGGCCTTGGAGCAACCTTCGACGAGAATTTAGTTCAGGGGATAGGTGATGTAACTTCAACAGAGGGCCGCGCCAAGTTCAACGAGTCAGTAAAGCATGGTGATAGAGATATCTATAAAGGACTTACATTCTGGGCACCAAATGTAAATATTTTCCGTGACCCAAGATGGGGTAGAGGTCATGAGACCTATGGCGAGGATCCATATCTTACAGGTCAGCTTGGAATGGCTTATGTACATGGTCTTCAGGGTGATGATTTGGACAACCCTAAGGCAGCAGCCTGCGCTAAGCATTTTGCAGTACATTCAGGACCTGAGGCAGACAGACATCACTTTGATGCAAGAGTAAACGATCAGGATTTATATGATACTTATCTTTATGCCTTCAAGCGACTTGTAAAGGATGCCAAGGTTGAATCAGTAATGGGCGCTTACAACCGCGTAAACGGTGAGCCAGCCTGCGGTAGCAAGCGACTTCTTAAGGATATTTTGAGAGACGATTGGGGATTTGAAGGCCATGTAGTATCTGACTGCTGGGCAATCAAGGATTTCCATGAAAATCACAAGGTTACAGGCTGCGAGGTTGAGTCAGCAGCACTTGCAGTAAACAATGGCTGCGATTTGAACTGCGGTTGCGTATTTGAAAAGCTTATATACGCTTACAAGGCAAACCTTGTTTCAGAGGAGACAATCACAGCAGCAGTAGAGAGATTAATCGAGCTTAGACTTCGACTTGGAACTCTTCCAGAGCGAGGCAGCAAATATGATGATATTCCATACGAGATGGTAGAGTGCAAGGAACATAAGGAGCTTTCTATCGAGGCTGCAAAGCGAAGCCTTGTTCTTCTTAAGAATGATGGACTTCTTCCACTTAAGGCTGATGAAATCAAGACAATCGGTGTAATCGGACCAAATGCAAATTCAAGAATTGCTCTCGTAGGAAATTACGAGGGAACTTCTTCAGAATACATCACTGTTTTGGAAGGAATTCAAAGACAGGTTGGCGAGGATGTAAGAGTTTTATATTCAGAAGGCTCACATCTTTGGAAGGACAGACTTCAGGGACTTTGCGAGGAGAAGGATTGCTTTGCAGAGGCACTTACAGTTGCGGAGCATTCAGATGTTGTAGTTCTTTGTATGGGACTTGATGCCACAATCGAAGGCGAGGAAGGTGATGCCGGAAACGAATTCGGAAGTGGTGATAAGAAGGGGCTTAAGCTTCCAGGAGTTCAGCAGGATTTAGTTGAGGCAGTTACAGCAACAGGAAAGCCAGTAATTCTCCTCATTCTTGCAGGCTCAGCAATGGATTTGAGCTATGCAGATGAAAACGTAAATGCGATAATGCAGTGCTGGTATCCAGGAGCTAGAGGTGGAAAGGCAATCGCTGAGGTTCTTTTTGGAGAGGATACTCCATCAGGAAAGCTTCCACTTACCTTCTACAAATCAGATGCTGATTTACCAGATTTCAGCGATTATTCAATGGAAGGTCGTACCTACAGATATTTCAAGGGTCAGCCACTTTACCCATTTGGCTATGGTCTTAGCTACACAAAGTTTGAATATAGCAATGCTTCTATCGATAAAACCGAAGGAGCAATTGGAGATAAATATACTGTAAAGGTTACCGTAAAGAATGCAGGAGAATTCTGCGGACACGAAGCAGTAGAGCTTTATGTGAAGGATGTTGAAGCGAGCACAAGAGTTGCAAACTTTAGCCTCCGCAGAATAGCAAATGTAGCACTCCTTCCAGGAGAGTCAAAGGAAGTTAGCTTTGAGCTCAATGCACGTGATTTTGCAATCATAGATGAAAAAGGAAAGTGCATTGTAGAACCAGGTGAGTTCAAGATTTTTGTAGGCGGCCAGCAGCCAGATGCAAGAAGTGAGGAGCTTACAGGAAGAAAATGTGATGAGTTTACAGTTAATTTAATGGGAAATGTTACAGAAGTAGAATATTAA
- a CDS encoding SGNH/GDSL hydrolase family protein, with amino-acid sequence MEMQIAKAPTDPEKNRPYFYIIKDKELFTQSDEDGKGVSFLYQSDGRLISSATFTGNVTDETELKLMETVDGFKKLVHSIGVSVEMEDKDKQAEFVFQMYGKKDLYGGGANLIANVNTNSQEERIYLDDIDWTDDDDVPGQIRVHTDAPEEKAFLSVRFFLNDGYDAPPQLEEKPVDTASPEYKEMIDRSLVNLGNTKRLVEVVNKAKAGEDVNICYIGGSITQGAGATPINSECYARKSFEGFKKLMGDGNNIHYVKAGVGGTPSELGMIRFDRDVLRDGTVEPDIVVIEFAVNDEGDETKGNCYESLVRRALKLPSQPAVMLMFSVFADDYNLQDRLAPVGFRYDLPMASVKDAVTPQFYDRDKRILTKHQYFYDMFHPTNLGHTIMADCLINIMKLAIEKGADESYDPRYEEAPAIGNTFDDVILVDKKDNANLVSVNPGGFVYTDEVLQSVEMDMDLSLTGEFPYNWMYDGSKGSTEPFEMDVECKALVIVMKDSGEVDAATAKVYVDDKFVRDLDPYVNRWCHCNPLIVIDEAVSARHHVKVVVDKDDVRNKFTILGFGLVK; translated from the coding sequence ATGGAAATGCAAATCGCAAAGGCACCAACAGACCCAGAAAAGAATCGTCCTTATTTCTACATTATCAAAGACAAAGAGCTTTTCACTCAGTCTGATGAGGATGGAAAAGGAGTTTCTTTCCTTTATCAGAGCGATGGAAGATTAATCAGCTCTGCTACCTTTACCGGAAATGTTACAGATGAGACAGAGCTTAAGCTTATGGAGACAGTTGATGGCTTCAAAAAGCTGGTTCACTCTATTGGCGTTTCAGTGGAGATGGAGGATAAGGATAAGCAGGCAGAGTTTGTTTTCCAAATGTATGGAAAGAAGGATTTGTATGGCGGTGGAGCAAATCTCATTGCTAACGTAAATACGAATTCACAGGAAGAGCGTATCTATCTCGATGATATCGATTGGACAGATGACGATGATGTACCAGGACAGATTCGTGTACACACAGATGCTCCAGAGGAGAAGGCTTTCCTCTCAGTTCGCTTTTTCTTGAATGACGGGTATGATGCACCACCTCAGCTTGAAGAAAAGCCAGTTGACACAGCATCACCTGAGTACAAGGAAATGATTGACCGCTCCCTTGTAAATCTCGGTAATACAAAGAGACTTGTTGAAGTGGTTAATAAGGCAAAGGCAGGAGAGGATGTAAACATTTGCTACATTGGTGGTTCTATTACACAGGGCGCTGGTGCAACTCCAATCAACTCTGAGTGTTATGCTCGCAAGTCCTTCGAGGGCTTCAAAAAGCTTATGGGTGATGGCAATAACATCCATTATGTAAAGGCTGGTGTTGGCGGAACACCTTCAGAGCTTGGAATGATTCGCTTTGATAGAGATGTGCTTCGCGATGGCACAGTTGAGCCAGACATTGTGGTTATCGAATTCGCTGTAAATGATGAAGGCGATGAGACAAAGGGAAACTGCTATGAGAGCTTGGTGAGACGTGCACTTAAGCTGCCTAGTCAGCCGGCTGTAATGCTTATGTTTTCTGTATTTGCAGATGATTACAATCTTCAGGACAGACTCGCTCCTGTAGGCTTCAGATACGACCTTCCAATGGCAAGTGTGAAGGATGCCGTGACACCACAGTTCTATGACAGAGATAAGCGTATCCTTACAAAGCATCAGTATTTCTACGATATGTTCCATCCAACAAACCTTGGACATACAATTATGGCAGATTGCCTGATTAACATCATGAAGCTTGCTATCGAAAAGGGCGCAGATGAGTCTTACGATCCAAGATACGAGGAAGCTCCAGCTATTGGAAATACCTTTGACGATGTAATTCTTGTGGATAAGAAGGATAATGCAAATCTTGTCAGTGTAAATCCTGGCGGATTCGTATATACGGATGAAGTTCTCCAGTCAGTTGAGATGGATATGGATTTATCCCTCACAGGAGAGTTCCCATACAACTGGATGTATGATGGTAGCAAGGGCAGCACAGAACCTTTCGAAATGGACGTAGAGTGCAAAGCACTGGTAATTGTTATGAAGGATTCAGGAGAGGTTGATGCAGCCACAGCAAAGGTTTATGTTGATGATAAATTCGTACGCGACCTTGATCCATACGTAAACCGCTGGTGCCATTGCAACCCACTCATCGTAATCGATGAGGCTGTAAGCGCTCGTCATCACGTAAAAGTAGTGGTAGACAAGGACGACGTACGTAACAAGTTTACAATATTAGGATTTGGATTAGTAAAGTAA
- a CDS encoding glycoside hydrolase family 43 protein gives MTIAHNPILKGFYPDPSACRVGDDYYIVCSSFVYAPGVPIFHSKDLAHWEQIGHVLDRESQLPVSGEISRGIFAPTIREHKGTFYMITTNVSHGGNFVVTAKDPAGPWSEPYYLGEAAPGIDPSLFFDDDDKCYYVGTRPNPEGVRYNGDWEIWVQELDLETMQLVGESMAIWKGAVKDVIWPEGPHLYKKDGYYYLLHAEGGTGPEHAISVARSKELFKWFEGCPRNPIFSHRNLGKDYPIIYAGHGDLIDDKDGNWYIVMLASRPCEKHCSIGRETFLAKVVWEEGWPVINPGIGKLEDDVELPFEENPFATENEWSDQLHFYTNELDQRLVGIEKRNEEIYSLTDRPGFLRLFTRPERAEETCYPSFLGLRQKDYSFKVNAGVDFTPANEDECGGIVLFQNHANHLTLEIVSRGGKKQLQVRKTIKGEEQVSASTAVTGQVVTLELKVKNQKAEAYLVENNKHTLLEADIDLLPYTTEEAGGFVGCTVGMYTSSNGKPSDNHCDFAWLTMEKM, from the coding sequence ATGACAATTGCACATAACCCAATACTTAAGGGTTTTTACCCTGACCCTTCGGCTTGCCGAGTGGGCGACGACTACTATATTGTATGTTCAAGCTTCGTGTACGCCCCAGGCGTCCCAATTTTTCACAGCAAAGACCTGGCACACTGGGAGCAGATAGGACATGTACTTGACAGAGAAAGCCAGCTCCCTGTAAGTGGCGAAATTTCAAGAGGTATCTTTGCTCCTACAATCAGAGAGCACAAGGGAACATTCTATATGATTACTACAAATGTTAGCCATGGAGGCAACTTCGTAGTGACAGCGAAGGACCCAGCAGGTCCATGGTCAGAGCCATATTATCTGGGCGAGGCTGCACCGGGTATCGACCCATCACTTTTCTTTGATGATGACGACAAGTGCTATTATGTTGGCACTCGTCCAAATCCAGAGGGAGTTCGCTACAACGGTGACTGGGAGATTTGGGTACAGGAATTAGACCTTGAGACAATGCAGCTTGTTGGTGAGTCTATGGCAATCTGGAAGGGGGCTGTTAAGGATGTTATTTGGCCAGAAGGTCCACATCTCTATAAGAAGGATGGCTATTATTATCTCCTTCATGCAGAGGGCGGCACAGGCCCAGAGCATGCGATTTCAGTGGCTCGTTCAAAGGAATTGTTCAAGTGGTTTGAGGGCTGCCCAAGAAATCCTATTTTCTCACACAGAAATCTTGGTAAGGATTATCCAATTATCTATGCTGGACACGGTGATTTGATTGATGATAAGGATGGCAACTGGTATATTGTTATGCTTGCATCTCGTCCATGCGAAAAGCACTGCAGCATTGGTCGTGAGACATTCCTTGCAAAGGTTGTTTGGGAAGAGGGATGGCCTGTAATTAATCCAGGCATCGGCAAGCTTGAAGATGATGTGGAGCTTCCATTTGAGGAGAATCCATTTGCTACAGAAAATGAGTGGAGCGACCAGCTTCATTTCTACACAAATGAGCTAGACCAGCGCCTCGTTGGCATCGAAAAGAGAAACGAAGAAATCTATTCTCTTACAGACCGTCCAGGGTTCCTTAGACTTTTCACAAGACCTGAGCGCGCAGAAGAAACCTGCTATCCTTCATTTTTAGGATTGCGTCAGAAGGATTATTCCTTTAAAGTAAATGCAGGTGTTGATTTCACTCCTGCAAACGAAGATGAGTGCGGTGGAATCGTATTATTCCAGAATCATGCAAATCATCTTACTCTTGAAATTGTTAGCCGTGGCGGCAAGAAGCAGCTTCAGGTTAGAAAGACAATCAAGGGCGAAGAGCAGGTTAGTGCAAGCACAGCGGTGACAGGTCAGGTAGTTACATTAGAATTGAAGGTTAAGAATCAGAAGGCTGAGGCTTACCTTGTTGAGAACAATAAGCACACACTTTTGGAGGCAGATATTGATTTGTTGCCATACACAACAGAAGAGGCAGGCGGCTTCGTGGGCTGCACAGTAGGAATGTACACCTCTTCAAATGGCAAGCCAAGCGACAACCATTGTGATTTTGCATGGCTTACAATGGAAAAAATGTAA
- a CDS encoding sensor histidine kinase, producing the protein MVKHSFNFGRIIEKANTKRKMILFYIAFVIIPILVIDTLVISGVYRAERASQEHMMENEANAINYTFFNQVDQAAKLGNALYSSLYVDNFLNRKYDSNLEYYNAYQKFFDDTLLKLVEGQSGLKFSIYLDNDTITNGGEFHKISQAYGTDWFKYMRASDRNKGLFFGRRKAADGKTQRTIYYFQKLNYYNNASNNLVLVIIDYAKCADSLANLNYENRAYICDGEKILLSNTKYSNVNKNFDEKTDTLEIAYTQNFEVYGQELTIDIINKNNPMINVMKGRWYQFLLLILVNLSLPLFVSSLMSTAYKNKLKEQETVVARKNAELLALHSQINPHFLFNALESIRMHSLLKQETETSEMVERLAKLQRQYTEWNEDEVSIEKEIEFVKAYLELQKYRFGDRLSFEIDVDDECLNLLIPKLTIVTFVENACVHGIESKITPGWIFVRISSDGEFLTLEIEDTGNGMEDEESKTLLRKMRFANIEMLKEKGRVGIVNACLRLKMISEEETTFDLDSEPGTGTLVQIKVPVKYLKGLY; encoded by the coding sequence ATGGTGAAGCATTCATTTAATTTTGGCAGAATTATCGAAAAGGCAAATACTAAGCGAAAGATGATTTTATTCTATATTGCCTTTGTTATCATTCCGATTCTTGTGATAGATACTCTTGTAATCTCGGGTGTTTATCGTGCTGAGAGAGCATCTCAGGAGCATATGATGGAGAATGAGGCCAACGCCATCAATTACACCTTTTTTAATCAGGTTGATCAGGCTGCTAAATTGGGAAATGCCCTATATAGCAGCCTTTATGTAGATAATTTCTTAAATCGTAAATACGATTCAAATCTTGAGTATTATAATGCATATCAGAAATTCTTTGATGATACCCTTTTGAAACTGGTAGAGGGTCAGTCAGGTCTGAAATTTTCGATTTATTTAGATAACGATACAATTACAAACGGTGGAGAATTTCATAAAATCTCTCAGGCGTATGGCACAGACTGGTTCAAATACATGAGAGCGTCTGATAGAAATAAGGGGTTGTTTTTTGGTCGCAGAAAGGCTGCTGATGGAAAGACTCAGAGAACAATTTATTATTTCCAAAAATTGAATTATTACAATAACGCTTCTAACAATCTTGTGCTTGTAATTATTGATTATGCCAAGTGTGCAGACAGTCTTGCAAACCTCAATTACGAGAATCGCGCTTATATATGCGATGGAGAGAAAATTCTTTTAAGCAATACAAAATACAGTAATGTTAATAAGAATTTCGATGAGAAGACAGATACATTGGAGATAGCCTACACTCAGAATTTTGAGGTGTACGGACAGGAGCTTACAATTGATATTATCAACAAAAATAATCCAATGATAAATGTGATGAAGGGAAGATGGTATCAGTTTTTATTGTTGATTCTTGTAAACTTAAGCCTGCCACTTTTTGTAAGTAGTCTGATGAGCACAGCTTACAAGAACAAGCTTAAGGAGCAGGAGACTGTTGTTGCAAGAAAGAATGCTGAGCTCCTTGCTCTTCACAGCCAGATTAATCCACATTTTCTTTTCAATGCGCTTGAGAGCATTCGTATGCATTCTCTTTTGAAGCAGGAAACTGAGACCTCAGAAATGGTGGAAAGACTTGCCAAACTTCAGCGCCAGTACACCGAATGGAATGAGGATGAGGTTTCCATTGAGAAGGAAATTGAGTTCGTAAAAGCGTATCTGGAATTGCAGAAATATCGCTTCGGTGATAGACTGTCATTTGAGATTGATGTCGATGATGAATGCTTGAATTTGTTGATACCAAAGCTTACTATAGTAACGTTCGTGGAAAACGCATGCGTTCACGGCATCGAAAGTAAAATTACACCTGGCTGGATTTTCGTAAGGATTTCTTCAGATGGCGAGTTTCTTACTCTCGAGATTGAGGATACTGGAAACGGAATGGAAGATGAGGAAAGCAAAACGCTTCTTCGCAAGATGAGATTTGCAAATATCGAGATGTTAAAAGAAAAGGGCAGAGTTGGTATTGTTAATGCATGTCTCAGACTGAAGATGATTTCAGAGGAGGAAACTACCTTTGATTTGGATTCTGAGCCAGGAACTGGAACATTGGTACAGATAAAGGTTCCGGTGAAATATTTAAAGGGGTTATATTAA
- a CDS encoding response regulator transcription factor, whose translation MLEVLLVDDEPFILQGLQLLIDWEKEGYHITTASNGGEALEIIKERPVDLIIADIKMPVMTGLELLKALRSDLKSDTYFVILSGFAEFSYAQEALRYDCTDYILKPVEKDQLMEILSKVSALNSEKTHHRQDVLKKEKAYMERVLMRLLSGKYDVNDIEYISDKTSMDDEKCYVEIQLDDLMVTDETLDEDKKAQLAKVYSAALDYLKDDAIFCIRDISDSEQVFDIGFIYSESMGKRLQMTSKEYLNDFLDYLIANTNLPLTMLIGKNVSGIRNISKSYGTANMLHSLQGFREKKNIYFYEEEYKVGETGLIICKKELDALIAAIERGEHVEIRKCVDDFYEEMQKTGVTGSTMNLNINYLLFQLIHLASELDSEVNQEEILRIISESTSEEGISRGGKTHLCRMAYAYGEYISQLRKNVSRGVLGDVEEEIKKNYASNLTLKDLSEKYFVNSAYLGQLFRKKYGCSFKDYLNKKRIEEAARLLRKTDMKIYEVAEAVGYKDSDYFVNKFIEAMGCTPTKYKKNI comes from the coding sequence ATGTTAGAAGTTTTGTTAGTTGATGATGAGCCATTCATTCTCCAAGGCTTGCAGCTTCTTATTGATTGGGAGAAGGAAGGCTATCACATTACCACTGCCAGCAATGGCGGCGAGGCGCTTGAGATAATTAAGGAGCGTCCAGTTGATTTAATCATTGCAGACATCAAGATGCCTGTTATGACAGGCCTTGAGCTTTTGAAGGCACTCAGGTCTGATTTAAAGAGTGACACTTATTTTGTCATTCTAAGCGGTTTTGCTGAGTTCAGTTATGCACAGGAGGCTTTGAGGTACGATTGTACGGATTATATTTTAAAGCCTGTTGAAAAGGATCAGCTTATGGAGATTCTTAGCAAGGTTTCAGCTTTGAATTCTGAGAAGACTCACCACAGGCAGGATGTCCTGAAAAAGGAAAAAGCATACATGGAACGTGTGCTTATGCGCCTTTTGAGCGGCAAATACGATGTGAATGACATTGAATATATATCTGATAAAACTAGCATGGATGATGAGAAATGCTATGTTGAAATTCAGTTGGATGATTTGATGGTTACTGACGAAACCCTTGACGAGGACAAGAAGGCACAGCTTGCCAAGGTTTACTCAGCAGCTCTTGATTATCTGAAGGACGATGCAATCTTTTGCATCAGAGATATTTCTGACAGCGAGCAGGTATTTGATATTGGCTTTATATACAGCGAGAGCATGGGCAAACGCCTACAGATGACTTCAAAGGAATATCTCAACGATTTCCTTGATTATCTGATTGCAAATACAAATCTTCCATTGACTATGCTCATTGGAAAGAATGTTAGTGGAATTCGAAATATTTCTAAGTCCTATGGTACGGCGAACATGCTTCATTCTCTTCAGGGCTTCCGCGAGAAGAAGAATATTTATTTCTATGAAGAGGAGTACAAGGTTGGCGAGACCGGTCTTATTATTTGTAAGAAGGAGCTTGATGCTCTTATTGCAGCAATTGAGCGAGGGGAGCATGTAGAAATTCGTAAATGCGTAGATGACTTCTATGAGGAAATGCAAAAGACCGGTGTTACAGGCTCAACAATGAACCTTAATATTAATTATCTTTTGTTCCAGCTGATTCATCTTGCCAGCGAGCTTGACAGCGAGGTTAACCAGGAGGAAATCCTTCGTATAATTTCTGAGAGTACTTCTGAAGAGGGCATCAGCCGAGGAGGCAAAACTCACCTTTGTCGTATGGCTTACGCATACGGAGAATACATTTCTCAGCTTCGTAAAAACGTATCACGAGGCGTGCTTGGTGATGTGGAAGAGGAAATCAAAAAGAATTATGCTTCAAATCTTACCCTGAAGGATCTCAGTGAAAAGTACTTCGTAAATTCGGCATACTTAGGACAGCTTTTCCGGAAAAAGTATGGATGCTCCTTCAAGGATTACCTGAACAAGAAACGTATCGAAGAGGCAGCACGCCTGCTTCGTAAAACCGATATGAAAATCTATGAGGTGGCTGAAGCCGTGGGCTACAAGGACTCTGATTACTTTGTAAACAAGTTCATCGAGGCCATGGGCTGCACACCTACAAAATATAAGAAGAACATCTAG
- a CDS encoding extracellular solute-binding protein: protein MKKKVVSAVLCAAMLSSMFAGCGKQAASGGAVNEDGIKEFTAFFAVPGSEINDDNEVQQLIAEKTGCKVKETWLTGQSAEEAIGTLIAGGEYPDFIEAGNGSVQMYEAGALVALDDYIDKYPNIKEFFTEQEWDSLRQSDGHIYWIPQFSNIYGEERTCTHNDEAFWIQTRVLKWANYPKIETMDEYFDLIEAYNEANPTMEDGTENIPYTILCEDWRYFCLENAGEFLDGYPNDGSVIVDPDKKQIIDYNTTPTTKKYFQKLNEEYKKGIVDPESFTQTYDEYIAKLSSGRVLGMVDQWWDFAYTAEDAIKTAGLEDQGCKYVPLPITIEKGMKNQWHNSGGVVNVSSGLAITTSCKDVEGALQFVNDLLDQDIHNLRMWGVEGVDYLVDDDGMFYRTPEQRAQSADTAYKASHACGYSYFPQWDGTSRDGKNAMKPAGQEAEFYDGLADTVKECFDAYGAKTYVEMLGTSPAPGPWYPMYTYSSTMTTSTPGGTAWTKMTEIKHQYLPKVVMADDFEKGWDEYMKVYEECKPEDFVAEMQTELERRISEAAKYDNGSVAKN, encoded by the coding sequence ATGAAAAAGAAAGTTGTAAGCGCTGTTCTTTGCGCTGCAATGCTCTCTTCAATGTTTGCAGGCTGTGGAAAGCAGGCAGCAAGCGGTGGAGCAGTTAACGAGGATGGAATCAAGGAATTCACAGCATTCTTCGCTGTACCTGGTTCTGAAATCAACGATGACAATGAGGTTCAGCAGCTCATCGCTGAGAAGACTGGTTGCAAGGTTAAGGAGACATGGCTTACAGGTCAGTCAGCTGAGGAAGCAATCGGTACACTTATCGCTGGTGGCGAGTATCCAGACTTTATCGAAGCTGGTAATGGTTCAGTTCAGATGTATGAAGCAGGCGCTCTTGTAGCACTTGATGATTATATTGACAAGTATCCAAACATCAAAGAGTTCTTCACAGAGCAGGAATGGGATAGCCTTCGTCAGAGCGACGGACACATCTATTGGATTCCACAGTTCTCTAACATCTATGGTGAGGAAAGAACATGTACACACAACGATGAGGCATTCTGGATTCAGACACGTGTTCTTAAGTGGGCTAACTATCCAAAGATCGAGACAATGGATGAGTACTTCGACTTAATCGAAGCTTACAACGAGGCTAATCCTACAATGGAGGATGGCACAGAGAACATCCCTTACACAATCCTTTGCGAGGATTGGAGATACTTCTGTCTTGAGAACGCAGGTGAGTTCCTTGATGGATATCCAAACGATGGATCAGTTATCGTTGACCCAGACAAGAAGCAAATCATCGATTACAACACAACACCTACTACAAAGAAGTACTTCCAGAAGTTAAACGAAGAGTACAAGAAGGGTATTGTTGATCCAGAGTCATTCACACAGACATATGATGAGTACATTGCAAAGCTTTCTTCAGGACGTGTACTTGGTATGGTTGATCAGTGGTGGGATTTCGCATACACAGCTGAGGATGCTATCAAGACAGCAGGACTTGAGGATCAGGGCTGCAAGTATGTTCCACTTCCAATTACAATTGAGAAGGGCATGAAGAATCAGTGGCACAACTCAGGCGGAGTTGTAAACGTTTCATCTGGTCTTGCTATCACAACATCATGTAAGGATGTTGAGGGTGCACTTCAGTTTGTAAACGATCTTCTTGATCAGGACATCCACAACCTCAGAATGTGGGGTGTTGAAGGTGTTGATTACCTTGTAGATGATGACGGAATGTTCTACAGAACACCAGAGCAGAGAGCTCAGTCAGCTGATACAGCTTACAAGGCATCACACGCATGTGGTTACTCATACTTCCCACAGTGGGATGGAACAAGCCGCGATGGCAAGAACGCTATGAAGCCAGCTGGACAGGAAGCAGAGTTCTACGATGGACTTGCTGATACAGTTAAGGAGTGCTTCGATGCTTATGGAGCTAAGACATACGTTGAAATGCTTGGTACTTCACCAGCTCCAGGTCCTTGGTATCCAATGTACACATACTCAAGCACAATGACAACATCTACACCAGGTGGTACAGCTTGGACAAAGATGACAGAAATCAAGCACCAGTACCTTCCAAAGGTAGTTATGGCTGATGATTTCGAAAAGGGCTGGGATGAGTACATGAAGGTTTATGAAGAGTGTAAGCCAGAAGATTTCGTAGCTGAGATGCAGACAGAGCTTGAGAGAAGAATCTCTGAGGCAGCTAAGTACGATAACGGCTCAGTAGCTAAGAACTAA